A region of Microbacterium suwonense DNA encodes the following proteins:
- a CDS encoding pyridoxal phosphate-dependent decarboxylase family protein has translation MSGSSGSSGASDILERLRRLRAGDAPTHGGRVLSYVYDSGREELDELADAAARLARPLNGLDPTVFPSIAAMERDLVAFTRRMLHGGRSVVGSVTSGGTESCLLAVKTARDLWRREHPEGGRPRLLTATTVHAAFQKAALLFDLDWDPVPCGADGAVHAADLIARMGDDVALVVVSAPAYPSGALDPIPAVARAAAERGISCHVDACFGGFVLPWWPELPHWDFRVRGVTSISADVHKFGYAPKGVSVLLHGGSGHEGRRRHRTQFFATTRWSGYPVVNPTLLGSRSASPLAAAWAITQHLGDRGYAELTGAIRRVALALMAAVDGIRGLTVMGEPAGPAIAVIADPSVPKPEQVDPHRLADALIGYGWKIQHQPGMTQSDGVRIPHSAHLTVTPVLEQRISEFTDALRSASDSVRGRPRADARMLMAGMRTLGYGEGGRVPGPEAAWRLLRMAGAAKMSGEQPMARLMALIELLPHPVAEALLTELLARTSEPH, from the coding sequence ATGAGCGGGTCCAGCGGGTCCAGCGGGGCCAGCGACATCCTCGAGCGGCTGCGGCGGCTGCGCGCGGGCGATGCGCCGACCCACGGCGGACGCGTGCTCTCCTACGTCTACGACTCCGGCCGGGAGGAGCTGGATGAGCTGGCGGATGCTGCGGCCAGGCTGGCCAGGCCGCTGAACGGCCTGGATCCCACAGTCTTCCCCTCCATCGCGGCGATGGAACGCGACCTGGTCGCGTTCACCAGACGGATGCTGCACGGCGGACGCTCCGTGGTGGGATCGGTCACCAGCGGCGGGACCGAGAGCTGCCTGCTCGCGGTGAAGACCGCGCGCGATCTGTGGCGCAGGGAGCATCCCGAAGGTGGTCGTCCGCGGCTGCTCACCGCGACCACCGTGCATGCTGCGTTCCAGAAGGCCGCCCTGCTGTTCGACCTGGACTGGGATCCGGTGCCATGCGGAGCAGACGGGGCGGTGCACGCTGCGGACCTGATCGCCCGCATGGGCGACGATGTGGCGCTGGTGGTCGTCTCGGCACCGGCGTACCCGAGCGGGGCGCTCGACCCGATCCCCGCCGTGGCCCGGGCAGCAGCGGAGCGCGGCATCTCGTGCCACGTCGACGCCTGCTTCGGCGGTTTCGTGCTGCCGTGGTGGCCGGAGCTGCCGCACTGGGACTTCCGCGTGCGTGGTGTGACGAGCATCTCCGCCGATGTGCACAAGTTCGGCTACGCGCCCAAGGGCGTGTCCGTGCTGCTGCATGGCGGCTCGGGGCACGAAGGCCGGCGCCGCCATCGGACGCAGTTCTTCGCGACCACCCGCTGGTCGGGATATCCGGTGGTGAATCCGACGCTGCTCGGCTCCCGGTCCGCCTCTCCCCTCGCCGCGGCCTGGGCCATCACGCAGCACCTCGGCGATCGCGGGTACGCCGAGCTGACCGGGGCGATCCGTCGCGTCGCGCTCGCCCTCATGGCGGCGGTGGACGGCATCCGTGGGCTCACCGTGATGGGCGAACCGGCGGGCCCCGCGATCGCCGTCATCGCCGACCCGTCCGTTCCGAAGCCGGAGCAGGTCGATCCGCACCGGCTCGCCGACGCGCTGATCGGCTACGGCTGGAAGATTCAGCATCAGCCCGGCATGACGCAGAGCGACGGGGTGCGCATCCCGCACAGTGCGCACCTGACCGTCACCCCCGTGCTGGAGCAGAGGATCTCGGAGTTCACGGATGCTCTGCGCTCGGCATCCGATTCCGTGCGCGGGCGGCCGCGAGCCGACGCGCGGATGCTGATGGCGGGCATGCGCACGCTGGGATACGGCGAGGGCGGGCGGGTGCCGGGACCGGAGGCCGCATGGCGGCTGCTGCGGATGGCCGGTGCGGCGAAGATGTCCGGCGAGCAGCCGATGGCCCGGCTGATGGCGCTGATCGAGCTGCTGCCGCATCCGGTCGCCGAAGCACTGCTGACCGAGCTGCTGGCGCGGACCTCAGAACCGCACTGA
- a CDS encoding FAD/NAD(P)-binding protein: MILDERGRRTDAMAAGTVRIAVIGSSVRGTLLVERLVARAAARSGTRPLEIVVFDPHPPGSGRIWRDGQPQTLIMNTVAAQSTVFPDDSVAIDGPITPGPSLAEWCRMVAHDPAGLPSEVAAEAEKTEDWSSPSRLLYGHYLRWAFARIVAFAPAHVRVRVIAERVESLCPDASGWTLATPSGGYPADAVLLAVGWLDRDDAIAHPRVVAAGNPIDQDLTRIAPGSTVAVRGLGMGFFDVVSMLTEGRGGVFSRDLSHYSPSGREPLLIAGSRRGIPYRAKPAFGTPPFFPAQRILRAALPNLIARRPVDFARDVLPLIERDALHDHYATLARVRPAAVRDAPSLLGGLIDGAAAPGELVRAHVQNPDDRLSLTHTADPFAKHTGVDDPDSVVAAIVRDDAAEAALGFDSPMKLALHSYAAARGALIDLVGFGGLTASSFPDYRRFLSIAASFGSGPPLRRSRQLLALHETGVVRFTGPGIAVDVADAGVEVRSPSLTEPVRAEQLIDAWLPAPTVTRTADPLLRALLVAGYARAWQHADGTDSDAVEIRPEDGALIGADGTAVPGLYSVGVPHEDARVFTIIAPVPGTNSSVLRECDAAARSALAHAALARTGSGS; this comes from the coding sequence ATGATCCTCGACGAGCGAGGGCGGAGGACGGATGCCATGGCAGCGGGTACCGTCCGGATCGCCGTCATCGGCAGCAGCGTCCGTGGCACCCTGCTGGTCGAGAGGCTGGTCGCGCGGGCCGCAGCGCGGTCGGGCACGCGGCCGCTGGAGATCGTGGTGTTCGATCCACATCCCCCGGGATCAGGCCGCATCTGGCGTGACGGCCAGCCACAGACGCTGATCATGAACACCGTCGCAGCTCAGTCGACGGTCTTTCCGGACGACTCCGTCGCGATCGACGGGCCGATCACGCCGGGACCGAGCTTGGCCGAGTGGTGCCGGATGGTCGCGCATGACCCCGCGGGTCTTCCGTCCGAGGTCGCCGCCGAAGCCGAGAAGACCGAGGACTGGTCGAGTCCGAGCCGACTGCTGTACGGCCATTACCTGCGGTGGGCGTTCGCGCGCATCGTCGCCTTCGCGCCCGCGCACGTCCGGGTGCGCGTGATCGCCGAGCGGGTCGAATCCCTGTGTCCCGACGCTTCCGGCTGGACACTCGCGACGCCGAGCGGCGGCTATCCGGCCGATGCCGTGCTGCTGGCGGTCGGCTGGCTCGATCGCGACGATGCGATCGCGCATCCACGAGTCGTCGCGGCCGGCAATCCGATCGATCAGGACCTCACCCGCATCGCGCCGGGCAGCACTGTGGCCGTGCGCGGTCTGGGCATGGGATTCTTCGACGTGGTCAGCATGCTCACCGAGGGTCGTGGGGGCGTTTTCTCCCGCGATCTCTCACACTATTCGCCGTCCGGTCGCGAGCCTCTGCTGATCGCCGGTTCGCGTCGCGGCATCCCGTATCGTGCGAAGCCGGCGTTCGGAACCCCGCCGTTCTTCCCCGCGCAGCGAATCCTGCGCGCCGCCCTGCCCAACCTGATCGCACGGCGCCCGGTTGATTTCGCCCGGGACGTCCTGCCGCTCATCGAGCGCGATGCTCTTCACGACCACTATGCGACACTCGCTCGTGTGCGCCCGGCCGCTGTGCGGGATGCCCCCTCACTGCTCGGCGGGCTCATCGACGGTGCCGCCGCACCCGGAGAACTGGTTCGCGCGCACGTGCAGAATCCCGACGACCGCCTCTCACTCACCCACACCGCCGATCCCTTCGCGAAGCATACCGGGGTCGACGATCCTGACTCCGTCGTGGCCGCGATCGTCCGTGACGATGCGGCAGAGGCTGCACTCGGCTTCGACAGCCCGATGAAGCTCGCCCTGCACTCCTACGCCGCCGCGCGCGGTGCGCTCATAGACCTGGTGGGTTTCGGCGGACTGACGGCGTCGTCGTTCCCGGACTACCGGCGATTCCTCTCGATCGCGGCATCCTTCGGCTCCGGTCCGCCGTTGCGGCGCAGCAGACAGCTGCTGGCGCTGCACGAGACGGGGGTGGTGAGGTTCACCGGCCCCGGAATTGCGGTCGATGTCGCAGATGCCGGAGTGGAGGTGCGGTCCCCCAGCCTTACCGAACCCGTTCGGGCAGAGCAGCTGATCGACGCATGGCTTCCCGCTCCAACAGTCACGCGCACCGCCGACCCACTGCTTCGAGCACTTCTCGTAGCCGGGTACGCCCGCGCTTGGCAGCACGCCGACGGGACCGATTCGGATGCCGTGGAAATCCGTCCGGAGGACGGCGCACTCATCGGCGCCGACGGCACGGCGGTGCCGGGACTGTACTCGGTCGGTGTGCCTCACGAGGATGCGCGGGTGTTCACTATCATCGCCCCCGTCCCGGGAACCAACTCATCGGTGCTGCGCGAATGTGATGCGGCCGCCCGCTCAGCGCTCGCGCACGCAGCGCTCGCGCGAACAGGAAGCGGCTCGTGA
- a CDS encoding MFS transporter: protein MALGGTVLTIVLAVTGYLETTAGQTVVQPESAVAGIAVSFSILPAALMLASLVTLARYRLREADIVGTSA from the coding sequence ATGGCGCTCGGCGGCACCGTGCTGACGATCGTGCTCGCCGTCACCGGATACCTGGAGACCACCGCCGGCCAGACCGTCGTCCAGCCGGAGTCGGCGGTGGCCGGCATCGCGGTGTCGTTCAGCATCCTGCCCGCCGCGCTGATGCTGGCGAGCCTGGTCACGCTTGCGCGGTATCGCCTGCGCGAGGCCGATATCGTGGGCACCTCCGCATGA
- a CDS encoding MFS transporter — protein MGSRTNSLSRGQVTRYAIGSLGTGGFATLPGLVLVYYLTDSLGVTALAAGAIVTVAKVWDVLIDPVIGGLSDRSLAHTGTRRRAMMLGGIGLPIAFVLTFAVPAGLGPLPAALWVLVAFMLAATCFSLFQVPYIALPAELTDDYRERTRLLSWRVVLLTVAILLFGAGGPELRALFPDDPLMGYLVMAVVAAVVLGAAMLTSASVAPQRPLLPVRPGASIAEHYRDGITVLRESQPFRALLATFLLQGLATGMMLAAAQYVARWVLDDETAVTQLFVALIAPALLMAPVWKLIADRVGKERAFRMASIVFILATLALVAMVWVPGWWIVAPVALAGAAYAGMQTLPMAMLPDVIAYDRSRHAATDAGGQNRSGIFGGVWTAGRPPAWRSAAPC, from the coding sequence ATGGGTTCACGGACGAATTCGCTCAGCCGCGGGCAGGTCACGCGTTACGCGATCGGATCTCTCGGCACGGGCGGCTTCGCCACACTGCCCGGGCTGGTGCTCGTCTACTACCTCACCGACTCACTGGGCGTCACGGCGCTCGCAGCCGGGGCGATCGTCACTGTGGCGAAAGTGTGGGACGTGCTGATCGACCCGGTGATCGGCGGCCTCAGCGACCGCTCTCTCGCGCACACCGGCACCCGGCGGCGCGCCATGATGCTCGGCGGCATCGGACTGCCGATCGCGTTCGTCCTCACCTTCGCCGTCCCGGCCGGTCTCGGCCCGCTGCCGGCCGCGCTGTGGGTGCTCGTGGCGTTCATGCTCGCTGCGACATGCTTCAGTCTCTTCCAGGTGCCCTACATCGCTCTGCCCGCCGAGCTCACCGACGACTACCGCGAGCGCACCCGCCTGCTCAGCTGGCGCGTGGTGCTGCTGACCGTCGCGATCCTGCTGTTCGGCGCCGGCGGTCCCGAGCTGCGCGCACTGTTCCCCGACGACCCGCTGATGGGCTACCTGGTGATGGCCGTCGTGGCCGCCGTGGTGCTGGGGGCAGCGATGCTCACGTCGGCGAGCGTTGCCCCGCAGCGTCCGCTGCTGCCTGTGCGGCCGGGGGCCTCGATCGCCGAGCACTATCGCGACGGCATCACTGTGCTGCGCGAGAGCCAGCCGTTCCGCGCACTGCTGGCGACGTTCCTGCTGCAGGGCCTGGCCACGGGCATGATGCTCGCCGCCGCGCAGTACGTCGCCCGGTGGGTGCTCGATGACGAGACCGCGGTGACGCAGCTGTTCGTGGCGCTCATCGCTCCGGCGCTGCTGATGGCACCGGTGTGGAAGCTCATCGCCGATCGGGTCGGCAAGGAGCGCGCCTTCCGGATGGCCAGCATCGTCTTCATCCTGGCCACGCTCGCGCTGGTCGCCATGGTGTGGGTGCCGGGCTGGTGGATCGTCGCGCCGGTGGCGCTCGCCGGCGCCGCCTATGCGGGCATGCAGACGCTTCCGATGGCGATGCTGCCGGATGTGATCGCCTACGACCGCTCACGGCACGCGGCAACGGATGCCGGCGGGCAGAACCGCTCGGGCATCTTCGGCGGGGTCTGGACGGCGGGGAGACCACCGGCATGGCGCTCGGCGGCACCGTGCTGA
- a CDS encoding FAD-dependent oxidoreductase: MGLATAWELSRRGHRPVVLEQFARGHGQGASHGATRNFNNAYVEPHYLDLLLRARDGWDALGAPDGEPLLRMHGLVTHGEVDIAAVHTRLVERSIPSEILGADEARRRWPGMRFVTDVLWSSDAGVIRASAALLEFERRIVAAGGDVRWETPALSIHEDDAHVAVTLPDGVLHAETVVVTAGAWTSKLLGTGLPRLRVTEETPAHFTPMSNVSWPSFNHYVDPERYPATVYGMPTPGEGVKVGFHRVGDEVDPDDRPHRTTHGEALVEYVREWMPALDPASAVHLSCTYTSTDDSTFVLERRGRVVIGAGFSGHGFKFAPGIGAVLADLAVTLSSS; this comes from the coding sequence ATGGGGCTGGCGACGGCCTGGGAGCTCAGCAGACGCGGACACCGCCCAGTGGTTCTCGAGCAGTTCGCGCGGGGGCACGGGCAGGGCGCCTCGCATGGCGCGACCCGCAACTTCAACAACGCCTACGTCGAGCCGCATTACCTCGATCTGCTCCTGCGCGCCCGCGACGGCTGGGATGCGCTGGGCGCCCCTGACGGCGAGCCGCTGCTGCGGATGCACGGGCTCGTCACGCATGGCGAGGTCGACATCGCAGCGGTGCACACCCGGCTCGTCGAGCGCAGCATCCCCTCCGAGATCCTGGGTGCGGATGAGGCGCGGCGACGCTGGCCGGGCATGCGCTTCGTAACAGACGTGCTGTGGTCGTCCGATGCCGGCGTAATCCGGGCATCTGCCGCCCTTCTCGAGTTCGAACGCCGCATCGTGGCAGCCGGCGGCGATGTGCGCTGGGAGACGCCTGCACTGAGTATCCATGAAGACGACGCACACGTCGCCGTCACGCTTCCCGACGGTGTTCTGCATGCCGAGACGGTCGTGGTCACGGCCGGGGCGTGGACGTCGAAGCTGCTCGGAACTGGCCTGCCGAGGCTACGCGTCACCGAGGAGACGCCGGCGCATTTCACGCCGATGTCGAATGTCTCCTGGCCCTCGTTCAATCACTACGTCGACCCCGAGCGCTATCCGGCGACCGTGTATGGTATGCCCACACCGGGCGAGGGCGTCAAAGTCGGGTTCCACCGGGTCGGCGACGAGGTAGATCCGGACGACCGTCCGCATCGCACCACACACGGCGAGGCCCTGGTGGAATACGTGCGCGAGTGGATGCCCGCACTCGACCCGGCCTCGGCCGTGCATCTGAGCTGCACGTACACGTCGACAGATGACAGCACGTTCGTCCTGGAACGGCGTGGGCGAGTGGTGATCGGCGCAGGTTTCTCCGGTCACGGGTTCAAGTTCGCCCCTGGCATCGGTGCCGTGCTCGCGGACCTGGCGGTTACGCTCAGCAGCAGCTGA
- the guaB gene encoding IMP dehydrogenase — translation MQQHDPFGFTGLTYDDVLLLPGHTDVIPSEADTSSRITRRISVATPLLSSAMDTVTEARMAIAMAREGGIGILHRNLSIADQAADVDRVKRSESGMITDPITTTSDATVEEVDAMCAKYRISGLPVVDGEGRLEGIVTNRDMRFVTGMDRKTTRVRDVMTRENLVTAPVGVAAGDVIALFAKHRVEKLPLIDENGKLAGLITIKDFDKSEKYPLATKDDQGRLRVGAAIGFFGDAWERAEALRDAGVDVLVVDTANGQSQGVIDLITRLKADPSFEHIDIIGGNVATREGAQALVDAGVDAVKVGVGPGSICTTRIVAGVGVPQVTAVYEASLAAAPAGIPVIADGGLQYSGDIAKALVAGADAVMLGSLLAGTDESPGEIVFQSGKQFKLYRGMGSLGAMQTRGKQTSYSKDRYFQADVPSDDKLIPEGIEGQVPYRGPVSAVAYQLIGGLRQSMFYVGARTIEELKARGKFVRITAAGLKESHPHDVQIVVEAPNYKR, via the coding sequence ATGCAGCAGCACGACCCCTTCGGTTTCACAGGGCTCACCTACGACGACGTGCTGCTTCTGCCGGGGCACACCGACGTCATCCCCAGCGAGGCCGACACGTCCTCGCGCATCACCCGCCGCATCTCGGTCGCGACCCCGCTGCTCTCCAGCGCGATGGACACCGTCACCGAGGCTCGCATGGCCATCGCCATGGCGCGCGAGGGCGGCATCGGCATCCTGCACCGCAACCTGTCCATCGCCGACCAGGCCGCCGACGTCGACCGCGTCAAGCGCAGCGAGTCCGGCATGATCACCGACCCGATCACGACCACCTCCGACGCCACCGTCGAAGAGGTCGACGCGATGTGTGCCAAATACCGCATCTCGGGCCTGCCCGTCGTGGACGGCGAAGGCCGTCTGGAGGGCATCGTCACCAACCGCGACATGCGCTTCGTCACCGGGATGGATCGCAAGACGACGCGCGTGCGCGACGTGATGACCCGCGAGAACCTCGTCACCGCCCCGGTGGGTGTGGCCGCGGGCGACGTCATCGCGCTGTTCGCCAAGCACCGCGTCGAGAAGCTGCCGCTCATCGACGAGAACGGCAAGCTGGCCGGACTGATCACCATCAAGGACTTCGACAAGAGCGAGAAGTACCCGCTGGCCACCAAGGACGACCAGGGTCGGCTGCGCGTGGGCGCCGCGATCGGCTTCTTCGGCGACGCCTGGGAGCGGGCCGAGGCGCTGCGGGATGCCGGTGTCGACGTGCTCGTGGTCGACACCGCGAACGGCCAGTCGCAGGGCGTGATCGATCTGATCACGCGGCTCAAGGCCGACCCGTCGTTCGAGCACATCGACATCATCGGCGGCAACGTCGCGACCCGCGAGGGTGCGCAAGCGCTGGTGGATGCCGGTGTCGACGCCGTCAAGGTGGGTGTCGGCCCCGGATCGATCTGCACCACCCGCATCGTCGCCGGGGTGGGCGTGCCGCAGGTGACCGCCGTGTACGAGGCGTCGCTGGCGGCGGCGCCCGCCGGCATCCCGGTGATCGCCGATGGTGGGCTGCAGTACTCGGGCGACATCGCCAAGGCGCTGGTCGCAGGAGCGGATGCCGTGATGCTGGGCTCGCTGCTGGCAGGAACCGACGAGTCGCCGGGCGAGATCGTGTTCCAGTCGGGCAAGCAGTTCAAGCTGTACCGCGGCATGGGCTCGCTCGGCGCGATGCAGACCCGCGGCAAGCAGACCTCGTATTCGAAGGACCGGTACTTCCAGGCCGATGTGCCCAGCGACGACAAGCTCATTCCCGAGGGGATCGAGGGTCAGGTGCCGTACCGCGGGCCGGTCTCGGCCGTGGCGTACCAGCTGATCGGAGGACTGCGTCAGTCGATGTTCTACGTTGGTGCCCGCACGATCGAGGAGCTCAAAGCCCGCGGCAAGTTCGTGCGCATCACGGCGGCCGGCCTGAAGGAATCGCACCCGCACGACGTGCAGATCGTCGTCGAGGCCCCCAACTACAAGCGCTGA
- a CDS encoding ABC transporter ATP-binding protein, translating to MPDSPLEAAASAVPAKRQKATGLAKGPAVPGVAKVDPILIADGVERRFGGLVAVDVDHLEIPRGAITALIGPNGAGKTTLFNLLCGFDRPNAGTWSYDGKSLAGVPSFKVARMGQVRTFQLTKALSLLSVLENMKLGAKGQTGERFWTSLFPFFWRRQEKQIEEKARDLLTRFKLDAKQNDFAASLSGGQRKLLEMARALMSDPNLVMLDEPMAGVNPALTQSLLEHVLDLKDRGMTVLFVEHDMHMVRHIADWVVVMAEGRVVAEGPPDSVMEDPAVVDAYLGAHQDVDLGAVTGRIPVMSETTATRIREKIDAEAEAELEEEEQS from the coding sequence ATGCCCGACTCCCCACTCGAGGCCGCCGCGTCTGCGGTGCCCGCCAAGCGTCAGAAGGCTACGGGCCTGGCGAAGGGGCCGGCGGTTCCCGGCGTCGCCAAGGTCGATCCGATCCTCATCGCCGACGGTGTGGAGCGACGCTTCGGCGGCCTGGTGGCCGTCGACGTGGATCACCTGGAGATCCCCCGCGGGGCGATCACCGCGCTGATCGGCCCCAACGGTGCCGGCAAGACCACGCTGTTCAACCTGCTGTGCGGCTTCGACAGGCCCAACGCCGGCACCTGGTCGTACGACGGCAAGAGCCTGGCCGGCGTCCCGTCGTTCAAGGTAGCGCGGATGGGCCAGGTGCGCACGTTCCAGCTGACCAAGGCGCTGTCGCTGCTGTCCGTGCTGGAGAACATGAAGCTCGGCGCCAAGGGGCAGACCGGCGAGAGGTTCTGGACGAGCCTGTTCCCGTTCTTCTGGCGCAGGCAGGAGAAGCAGATCGAAGAGAAGGCGCGCGACCTGCTGACCCGCTTCAAGCTGGACGCCAAGCAGAACGACTTCGCAGCATCCCTTTCCGGCGGTCAGCGCAAGCTGCTGGAGATGGCGCGGGCGCTGATGAGCGACCCGAACCTGGTGATGCTCGACGAGCCGATGGCCGGCGTCAACCCTGCCCTCACCCAGTCACTGCTCGAGCATGTGCTCGACCTGAAGGACCGGGGCATGACGGTGCTGTTCGTCGAGCACGACATGCACATGGTGCGCCACATCGCCGACTGGGTGGTCGTGATGGCCGAGGGCCGCGTGGTGGCCGAGGGACCTCCGGACTCGGTGATGGAGGACCCGGCCGTCGTGGACGCCTACCTCGGTGCACACCAGGACGTGGATCTCGGCGCCGTCACCGGACGCATCCCGGTGATGTCGGAGACGACCGCCACCCGCATCCGCGAGAAGATCGATGCCGAGGCGGAAGCCGAGCTCGAAGAAGAGGAGCAGTCATGA
- a CDS encoding branched-chain amino acid ABC transporter permease: MGLRTVALRRPHTGLIALLATLLAAFLVLGVSAGSAQADTTDDGQEITQFYFGGNITYQDSPVEDVGVSIKGNGFEAATETDADGKWRLYVPEKAKYTISIDEDTLPEGVVVDAEQLPEGVKAVEGTSGSFEAEFGLTGTKIVNLFLDQGERITESIWDQILSRTVNGLNFGLLLALASMGAALIYGTTRLGNFAHADMVTWGGLLALVFTSFWQLPLWLGVIAAVIGGGLLGWALDAGLWSPLRRRGMSVVPTMIVSIGLALALRYVFQFMIGGGTLQLPGSSPAPWNLGPITLSYIDVVTMVVSLVVILSVGFFLTRTRLGKATRAISDNPQLAAATGIDVDKVIRLVWILAGALAAISGILWAYFRPGVKWDMGVQMLLLIFCAMTIGGLGTAFGAIIGSIIVGIAVELSTLWIPSDLKYASALIALIIILLVRPQGLLGRKERLG; this comes from the coding sequence GTGGGACTCAGAACCGTGGCGCTTCGGCGCCCTCATACCGGGCTGATCGCGTTGCTTGCAACGCTTTTGGCCGCTTTCCTGGTGCTCGGCGTATCCGCCGGTTCAGCACAGGCCGACACGACCGATGACGGCCAGGAGATCACCCAGTTCTACTTCGGTGGGAACATCACGTACCAGGACAGCCCGGTCGAGGATGTCGGGGTGTCGATCAAGGGCAACGGCTTCGAGGCCGCGACCGAGACGGATGCCGACGGCAAGTGGCGCCTGTACGTGCCGGAGAAGGCCAAGTACACGATCTCGATCGACGAGGACACCCTGCCCGAGGGCGTGGTCGTCGATGCGGAGCAGCTGCCCGAGGGCGTGAAGGCCGTCGAGGGCACGAGCGGGTCCTTCGAGGCCGAGTTCGGCCTGACGGGCACGAAGATCGTGAACCTGTTCCTCGATCAGGGCGAGCGGATCACCGAGTCGATCTGGGACCAGATCCTCTCCCGCACCGTGAACGGACTGAACTTCGGCCTGCTGCTGGCGCTGGCGTCGATGGGTGCCGCGCTGATCTACGGCACCACGCGCCTGGGCAACTTCGCCCACGCCGACATGGTGACCTGGGGCGGCCTGCTCGCGCTGGTGTTCACCTCGTTCTGGCAGCTACCACTGTGGCTGGGTGTCATCGCCGCCGTGATCGGCGGCGGGCTGCTGGGCTGGGCGCTGGATGCCGGTCTGTGGTCGCCGCTGCGAAGGCGGGGCATGAGCGTGGTGCCGACGATGATCGTCAGCATCGGCCTGGCACTGGCCCTGCGTTATGTCTTCCAGTTCATGATCGGCGGCGGCACGCTGCAGCTGCCCGGTTCGAGCCCGGCACCCTGGAATCTGGGGCCGATCACACTGTCGTACATCGACGTGGTCACCATGGTGGTGAGCCTGGTGGTGATCCTCTCGGTGGGCTTCTTCCTCACCCGCACGCGACTCGGCAAGGCCACCCGCGCCATCTCCGACAATCCCCAGCTGGCCGCGGCGACGGGCATCGATGTGGACAAGGTGATCCGCCTGGTGTGGATCCTCGCCGGCGCGCTGGCGGCGATCTCCGGCATCCTGTGGGCGTACTTCCGCCCCGGCGTCAAGTGGGACATGGGCGTGCAGATGCTGCTGCTGATCTTCTGCGCCATGACCATCGGCGGCCTGGGCACCGCGTTCGGGGCGATCATCGGATCGATCATCGTCGGCATCGCCGTCGAGCTGTCGACCCTGTGGATCCCGTCGGACCTGAAGTACGCCAGCGCCCTGATCGCGCTGATCATCATCCTCCTGGTGCGCCCGCAGGGGCTGCTGGGCCGCAAGGAGAGGCTGGGCTGA